The following are from one region of the Quercus robur chromosome 1, dhQueRobu3.1, whole genome shotgun sequence genome:
- the LOC126728227 gene encoding serine/threonine-protein kinase BSK5-like, with protein sequence MGARCSKISMCFWASDMKSNLKEFSDIENGAKGEDLLLGSFREFSLDQLREATWGFSSENIVSEHGEKAPNVVYEGKLEDDIRIAVKRFNKSAWPDSRQFLEEARAVGQLRSERLANLIGCCCEGEERLLVAEFMPNDTLSKHLFHWEAQPMKWAMRLRVAMYLAQALDYCSSKGRALYHDLNAYRVLFDQDGNPRLSCFGLMKNSRDGKSYSTNLAFTPPEYLRTGRVTPESVVYSFGTLLLDLLSGKHIPPSHALDLIRSKNFLMLMDSCLEGHFSNDDGTELVRLASRCLQFEARERPNAKSLVSSLALLQKETQVPSHVLMGIQHVTASPKEAVPLTPLGEACSRRDLTAIHEMLETVGYKDDEGVANELSFQMWTNQIQETLNSKKRGDSAFRSKDFANALSYYTQFIDGGTMISPTVFARRCLCYLMSEMPQEALGDAMQAQVIAPEWPTAFYLQAAALFSLGMDNDAQESLKDGTSLETQRHRN encoded by the exons ATGGGAGCTCGTTGCTCCAAGATATCGATGTGTTTTTGGGCATCAGATATGAAGTCAAATCTCAAAGAGTTTTCCGACATTG AGAATGGAGCGAAGGGAGAAGATTTGTTGTTGGGGAGTTTCAGAGAGTTTAGCTTAGATCAACTTCGTGAAGCAACTTGGGGTTTCTCTTCAGAGAACATAGTATCAGAGCACGGAGAGAAAGCTCCAAATGTTGTTTACGAAGGGAAGCTTGAAGATGATATTCGGATCGCTGTTAAGCGCTTCAACAAGTCTGCTTGGCCAGATTCTCGCCAATTCCTA GAGGAAGCGAGAGCAGTGGGCCAGCTAAGAAGCGAGAGATTAGCGAATTTGATAGGGTGTTGTTGTGAAGGGGAGGAGAGATTGTTAGTTGCTGAGTTCATGCCTAATGACACTCTTTCTAAACATCTTTTCCATt GGGAGGCTCAGCCTATGAAATGGGCAATGAGGCTGAGAGTGGCTATGTATTTGGCGCAAGCTTTGGATTATTGTAGCAGTAAAGGCAGGGCATTATATCATGACCTTAATGCTTACAGAGTTTTGTTTGATCAG GATGGAAATCCGAGGCTCTCCTGCTTCGGCCTTATGAAGAATAGCCGAGATGGCAAGAGCTATAGTACAAACTTGGCTTTCACCCCTCCAGAATACTTGAGAACAG GAAGAGTGACACCAGAAAGTGTAGTTTACAGCTTTGGCACCCTATTGCTCGACCTGCTCAGTGGCAAACACATCCCTCCCAGCCAT GCACTTGACTTGATACGTAGCAAAAATTTTCTGATGCTGATGGATTCATGTTTGGAGGGTCATTTCTCAAATGATGATGGAACTGAATTAGTGCGATTAGCCTCACGTTGTTTACAGTTTGAAGCCCGCGAGAGGCCAAATGCTAAGTCTCTTGTGTCTTCTCTTGCCCTTCTTCAGAAAGAAACACAG GTCCCATCACATGTTTTGATGGGAATACAGCATGTGACTGCATCCCCAAAGGAAGCGGTGCCATTAACGCCTCTGGGTGAAGCTTGCTCAAGAAGGGATCTTACTGCAATACACGAAATGTTAGAAACTGTTGGATACAAGGATGATGAGGGGGTGGCAAATGAG CTTTCCTTCCAAATGTGGACAAATCAAATACAGGAAACGCTGAATTCTAAGAAGCGTGGAGATTCTGCTTTTCGATCTAAGGACTTTGCTAATGCCCTTAGTTATTACACACAA TTCATCGATGGTGGGACCATGATATCACCAACTGTGTTTGCCAGACGCTGCTTGTGTTACTTGATGAGTGAAATGCCACAAGAAGCTCTTGGAGATGCAATGCAAGCCCAGGTAATAGCTCCTGAATGGCCTACTGCCTTCTATCTTCAAGCAGCTGCCCTCTTCAGCCTTGGGATGGACAATGATGCACAGGAAAGTCTTAAAGATGGAACATCCTTGGAAACACAAAGACACAGAAACTGA
- the LOC126728261 gene encoding phosphatidylinositol:ceramide inositolphosphotransferase 3 gives MPLYIAREAPKLWRKICTEASAEVSLLSENWKFLLAGLFFQYVHGLAAHGVHYIHRPGPILQDAGFFLIPEIGQGKAYMSESIFNFIFFSFILWTFHPFFFQSKRIYTVLIWCRVLAYLVGCQILRIITFYATQLPGPNYHCREGSKYARLPPPESALEVILINFPTGMLYGCGDLIFSSHMIFTLVFVLTYQKFGTRRCIKQLAWLFAIIQSLLIIASRKHYTVDIVVAWYTVNLLVFFVDKKLPELPDRSSASTSPPLLPLSTKDKDSKNKEEHNKILNGNSVDVTY, from the exons ATGCCTCTTTACATTGCTCGTGAGGCTcctaag CTATGGAGGAAAATATGCACAGAGGCATCAGCAGAGGTTTCGCTCCTTTCAGAAAATTGGAAGTTTCTACTCGCTGGACTCTTTTTTCAG TATGTCCATGGATTGGCTGCTCATGGTGTCCATTATATACATCGGCCAGGACCAATACTTCAGGATGCTGGGTTCTTTCTTATTCCA GAAATTGGTCAGGGCAAAGCATATATGAGTGAGTCTATATTTaacttcatcttcttttcctttatctTG TGGacttttcatcctttcttttttcagaGCAAAAGAATCTATACAGTTCTGATTTGGTGCAGGGTTCTTGCTTATTTAGTT GGTTGTCAAATTCTCCGGATCATCACATTCTATGCAACTCAGCTTCCTGGTCCAAACTATCACTGTCGTGAG GGCTCAAAATATGCCAGACTTCCCCCTCCAGAAAGTGCACTTGaagtgattttaattaatt TTCCTACCGGGATGCTATATGGCTGtggtgatttgattttttcatCACACATGATTTTTACCTTAGTATTTGTCCTGACATATCAAAAATTTGGCACAAGGAG GTGCATTAAGCAGTTAGCTTGGTTATTTGCCATTATTCAGAGCCTCCTAATTATAGCATCTCGCAAGCATTACACAGTTGACATTGTCGTCGCATG GTATACGGTAAATTTGCTAGTGTTCTTTGTTGACAAGAAACTCCCAG AGTTGCCAGATCGATCCAGTGCCTCTACATCTCCACCGCTACTACCTTTGAGCACCAAAGATAAGGATagcaagaacaaagaagagCACAACAAAATCCTTAATGGGAATTCTGTGGACGTGACATATTga